One Comamonas endophytica DNA window includes the following coding sequences:
- a CDS encoding type II toxin-antitoxin system RatA family toxin has product MKTVNKSVLIWYSPEEMYALVTDVDHYADFLPWCDHARILEQDEHGMTAEVGMAMGGLRKSFVTRNTHEPGRRVNIRLVEGPFSHLEGDWCFHAVGDGSQRACKVELRLTYGFDSMALAALVGPVFDRIAASMVDAFIKRAEQVYG; this is encoded by the coding sequence ATGAAAACAGTCAACAAATCCGTCCTCATCTGGTACAGCCCTGAAGAAATGTATGCACTGGTGACGGATGTGGACCATTACGCCGATTTCCTGCCCTGGTGCGACCATGCGCGCATCCTGGAGCAGGATGAGCACGGCATGACGGCCGAAGTGGGCATGGCCATGGGCGGGTTGCGCAAATCCTTCGTCACCCGCAATACCCACGAGCCCGGCCGGCGCGTGAACATCCGGCTGGTCGAGGGCCCGTTCTCGCATCTCGAGGGCGACTGGTGCTTCCACGCGGTGGGCGACGGCTCGCAGCGCGCCTGCAAGGTGGAGCTGCGCCTGACCTATGGCTTCGACAGCATGGCGCTGGCGGCGCTGGTCGGGCCGGTATTCGACCGCATCGCGGCCTCGATGGTCGATGCCTTCATCAAGCGCGCGGAACAGGTCTATGGCTGA
- a CDS encoding DUF4124 domain-containing protein — protein sequence MKVYTLVLLCASSLVSTHALAQWQWLDAQGRKVFSDLPPPNQVPPERILQRPTNVRPAAIPAPSGPAPSGPAAPAAPVEGRGVDRELQARKAAEEAEQARRDQALAQQQQRLQAQQRQDNCARARLTLATLIDGRLVAHTNAQGERAYMDEATRAQERQRAQGIIASDCGPGAGTAAPRTQPAGPATSATVEPNTLPSSATPANTPRPEVPGTASRRDPTPPELARPGAPRPGRPEEPTPPTIQ from the coding sequence ATGAAGGTCTACACGCTTGTCCTGCTGTGCGCCAGCAGCCTGGTTTCCACCCATGCCCTGGCGCAGTGGCAATGGCTCGACGCGCAGGGGCGCAAGGTCTTCAGCGACCTGCCGCCCCCCAACCAGGTGCCGCCCGAGCGCATCCTGCAGCGGCCCACCAATGTGCGCCCCGCCGCGATACCCGCCCCCTCGGGCCCTGCCCCATCGGGCCCTGCCGCGCCTGCCGCCCCGGTCGAGGGCCGCGGCGTGGACCGCGAGCTGCAGGCGCGCAAGGCCGCGGAGGAAGCCGAACAGGCGAGGCGCGACCAGGCGCTGGCGCAGCAGCAGCAAAGGCTGCAGGCACAGCAGCGCCAGGACAACTGCGCGCGCGCCCGCTTGACGCTGGCCACGCTGATCGATGGCCGGCTGGTGGCGCACACCAATGCCCAGGGCGAGCGTGCCTATATGGATGAAGCCACACGGGCGCAGGAGCGCCAGCGCGCGCAGGGCATCATTGCCAGCGATTGCGGGCCAGGCGCCGGCACTGCGGCACCGCGCACGCAGCCAGCAGGCCCGGCGACTTCCGCCACTGTCGAGCCCAACACCCTCCCGTCCAGCGCGACTCCAGCCAACACGCCGCGGCCCGAAGTCCCCGGGACCGCCTCGCGGCGCGACCCCACCCCGCCGGAGCTCGCACGCCCCGGCGCGCCACGGCCGGGGCGCCCCGAAGAGCCCACCCCGCCGACGATTCAGTAA
- the guaA gene encoding glutamine-hydrolyzing GMP synthase: MQHDKILILDFGSQVTQLIARRVREAHVYCEVHPCDVSSDWVREFAADGKLRGVILSGSHASVYEVDDRAPDAVFELGLPVLGICYGMQTMATQLGGKVEGSHHREFGYAEVRAHGETSLLKGIEDFATDEGNSMLKVWMSHGDKVTQLPPGFEVMCSTPSCPIAGMADEARRYYAVQFHPEVTHSVQGQAMLDRFVRDICGAAPDWIMGDYIEEAVAKIREQVGDEEVILGLSGGVDSSVAAALIHRAIGDQLTCVFVDHGLLRLNEGDMVMEMFAGKLHAKVVRVDAADLFLGELAGVSEPEQKRKIIGRLFVDVFKAEASKLKAANAGSKGATFLAQGTIYPDVIESGGAKSKKAVTIKSHHNVGGLPEQLGLKLLEPLRDLFKDEVRELGVALGLPRNMVYRHPFPGPGLGVRILGEVKKEYADLLRRADAIFNEELYNFVDAASGKNWYELTSQAFTVFLPVKSVGVMGDGRTYDYVVALRAVQTSDFMTADWAELPYALLKKVSGRIINEVRGINRVTYDVSTKPPATIEWE, translated from the coding sequence ATGCAACACGACAAGATCCTCATCCTCGACTTCGGCTCCCAAGTCACCCAGCTGATTGCGCGCCGCGTGCGCGAAGCACATGTCTACTGCGAAGTGCATCCCTGCGACGTGAGCAGCGACTGGGTGCGCGAGTTCGCCGCCGACGGCAAGCTGCGCGGGGTGATCCTGTCGGGCAGCCACGCCAGCGTCTACGAAGTCGACGACCGCGCGCCCGACGCCGTGTTCGAGCTGGGCCTGCCCGTGCTCGGCATCTGCTACGGCATGCAGACCATGGCCACCCAGCTGGGCGGCAAGGTCGAAGGCTCGCACCACCGCGAGTTCGGCTACGCCGAAGTGCGCGCCCACGGCGAGACCAGCCTGCTCAAGGGCATCGAGGACTTCGCCACGGACGAGGGCAACAGCATGCTCAAGGTCTGGATGAGCCACGGCGACAAGGTGACCCAGCTGCCCCCGGGCTTCGAGGTCATGTGCTCGACGCCGTCCTGCCCGATCGCCGGCATGGCCGACGAAGCGCGCCGCTATTACGCCGTGCAGTTCCACCCCGAAGTCACGCACAGCGTGCAGGGCCAGGCGATGCTCGACCGCTTCGTGCGCGACATCTGCGGCGCCGCGCCCGACTGGATCATGGGCGACTACATCGAGGAAGCCGTGGCGAAGATCCGCGAGCAGGTGGGTGACGAGGAAGTCATCCTGGGCCTGTCCGGCGGCGTCGATTCGTCCGTGGCCGCGGCGCTGATCCACCGCGCGATCGGCGACCAGCTGACCTGCGTCTTCGTCGACCACGGCCTGCTGCGCCTGAACGAGGGCGACATGGTCATGGAGATGTTTGCCGGCAAGCTGCACGCCAAGGTGGTGCGCGTCGATGCCGCCGACCTGTTCCTGGGCGAGCTCGCCGGCGTGTCCGAACCCGAGCAGAAGCGCAAGATCATCGGCCGCCTGTTCGTCGATGTCTTCAAGGCCGAAGCCAGCAAGCTCAAGGCCGCCAATGCCGGCAGCAAGGGCGCGACCTTCCTGGCGCAGGGCACGATCTACCCCGACGTGATCGAGTCGGGCGGCGCCAAGAGCAAGAAGGCCGTGACCATCAAGAGCCACCACAACGTGGGTGGCCTGCCCGAGCAGCTGGGCCTGAAGCTGCTCGAGCCCCTGCGCGACCTCTTCAAGGACGAAGTGCGCGAGCTCGGCGTGGCCCTGGGTCTGCCGCGCAACATGGTCTACCGCCACCCGTTCCCCGGCCCGGGGCTGGGCGTGCGCATCCTGGGCGAAGTCAAGAAGGAATACGCCGACCTGCTGCGCCGCGCCGACGCGATCTTCAACGAGGAACTCTACAACTTCGTCGACGCCGCCTCGGGCAAGAACTGGTATGAGCTGACCAGCCAGGCCTTCACCGTGTTCCTGCCCGTCAAGAGCGTGGGCGTCATGGGCGACGGCCGCACCTACGACTACGTCGTGGCGCTGCGCGCGGTGCAGACCAGCGACTTCATGACGGCGGACTGGGCCGAGCTGCCCTATGCGCTGCTGAAGAAGGTGTCAGGCCGGATCATCAACGAAGTGCGCGGCATCAACCGCGTGACCTACGACGTTTCGACGAAGCCGCCGGCGACGATCGAGTGGGAGTGA
- the guaB gene encoding IMP dehydrogenase — MRLLGKALTFDDVLLVPAYSQILPKDTSLATRFSRNISLNIPLVSAAMDTVTEARLAIAIAQEGGIGIIHKNMTAQEQAAEVAKVKRHESGVVIDPVVITPDHTVLQVLQLSENLGISGFPVCDGGKVVGIVTSRDVRFETRYDVKVSEIMTQREKLITVNEKAGTTPAEAKALLNKHKLERILVVNDDFELKGLITVKDINKQTTFPNAARDGAGRLRVGAAVGVGAGTEERVELLVKAGVDAIIVDTAHGHSQGVIERVRWVKQNYPQVDVVGGNIATGAAALALVEAGADAVKVGIGPGSICTTRIVAGVGVPQIMAIDSVATALQGTGVPLIADGGVRFSGDIAKALAAGASTIMMGGMFAGTEEAPGEVILYQGRSYKSYRGMGSIGAMQQGSADRYFQESSTGNPTADKLVPEGIEGRVPYKGSMVSIVYQMAGGVRAAMGYCGCASIEEMNNRAEFVEITTAGIRESHVHDVQITKEAPNYRAD; from the coding sequence ATGCGCCTTCTTGGAAAAGCACTGACCTTCGACGATGTGTTGCTGGTTCCCGCTTACTCCCAAATCCTGCCCAAGGACACCTCCCTCGCGACCCGTTTCTCGCGCAATATCTCCCTGAACATTCCCCTGGTCTCCGCCGCGATGGACACCGTGACGGAAGCGCGCCTGGCCATTGCCATCGCGCAGGAGGGCGGTATCGGCATCATCCACAAGAACATGACGGCCCAGGAGCAGGCGGCCGAGGTGGCAAAGGTCAAGCGCCATGAATCCGGCGTCGTGATCGACCCTGTGGTCATCACCCCCGACCACACCGTGCTGCAGGTGCTGCAGCTGTCGGAAAACCTCGGCATCTCCGGCTTCCCGGTCTGCGATGGTGGCAAGGTGGTCGGCATCGTCACCAGCCGCGACGTGCGCTTCGAGACGCGCTACGACGTCAAGGTCAGCGAGATCATGACGCAGCGCGAGAAGCTGATCACGGTCAACGAGAAGGCCGGCACGACGCCCGCCGAAGCCAAGGCGCTGCTCAACAAGCACAAGCTCGAGCGCATCCTGGTCGTCAACGATGATTTCGAGCTCAAGGGCCTGATCACCGTCAAGGACATCAACAAGCAGACCACCTTCCCGAACGCCGCGCGCGATGGCGCCGGCCGCCTGCGCGTGGGCGCGGCCGTGGGCGTGGGTGCGGGCACCGAGGAGCGCGTCGAGCTGCTGGTCAAGGCCGGCGTGGACGCGATCATCGTCGACACCGCGCACGGCCACAGCCAGGGCGTGATCGAGCGCGTGCGCTGGGTCAAGCAGAACTATCCGCAGGTCGATGTGGTGGGTGGCAACATCGCCACCGGCGCGGCTGCGCTGGCACTGGTCGAAGCCGGCGCCGACGCGGTGAAGGTCGGCATCGGCCCGGGCTCGATCTGCACGACGCGCATCGTCGCCGGTGTGGGCGTGCCGCAGATCATGGCCATCGACAGCGTGGCCACCGCGCTGCAGGGCACGGGCGTGCCGTTGATCGCCGACGGCGGCGTGCGCTTCTCGGGCGACATCGCCAAGGCGCTGGCAGCCGGGGCATCGACCATCATGATGGGCGGCATGTTTGCCGGCACCGAGGAAGCGCCTGGCGAGGTCATCCTGTACCAGGGCCGCTCGTACAAGAGCTACCGCGGCATGGGCTCGATCGGCGCGATGCAGCAGGGCTCGGCTGACCGCTACTTCCAGGAGTCGTCGACCGGCAACCCCACGGCCGACAAGCTCGTGCCCGAAGGCATCGAAGGCCGCGTGCCCTACAAGGGCTCGATGGTCTCCATCGTCTACCAGATGGCCGGCGGCGTGCGTGCGGCCATGGGCTACTGCGGCTGCGCGAGCATCGAGGAGATGAACAACCGCGCCGAGTTCGTCGAGATCACCACGGCCGGCATTCGCGAGAGCCACGTCCATGACGTGCAGATCACCAAGGAAGCGCCCAACTACCGCGCCGATTAA
- a CDS encoding enoyl-CoA hydratase/isomerase family protein, translating into MTETNALVLTEVRGRIGCITLNRARALNALSLEMVRELMAALLEWKDDPQVLAVALRGSSKEGVFGALCAGGDIRFLHQAGSTGNPQLEDFFTEEYALNHLIHHYPKPYIAFMDGIVMGGGMGISQGASARIVTERTKMAMPETAIGLFPDVGGGYFLSRCPGRAGEWLGLTGDMIGAGDAIALNLADGFIASEQLPALWETLITREFGDSAAVQQWIDGQLGTTEAHHAGRQSEIDRFFALPTVPAIVDALEADGSDWAQATAATLRKRSPLMLHVVLEQVRRAREMDLADDLRMERDMVRHCFYLRPGQSETVEGIRALAVDKDHAPRWNPARIEEVQEADWQAFFVSPWPAHAHPLAGLAD; encoded by the coding sequence ATGACGGAGACAAATGCGCTGGTCCTGACCGAAGTGCGGGGCCGCATCGGCTGCATCACCCTCAACCGCGCGCGCGCGCTCAACGCGCTGTCGCTCGAGATGGTGCGCGAACTGATGGCCGCGCTGCTCGAGTGGAAGGATGACCCGCAGGTGCTGGCGGTGGCCCTGCGCGGCAGCAGCAAGGAGGGCGTGTTTGGCGCGCTGTGCGCGGGCGGCGATATCCGCTTCCTGCACCAGGCGGGCAGCACGGGCAACCCGCAGCTCGAGGACTTCTTCACCGAGGAATATGCGCTCAACCACCTGATCCACCACTATCCCAAGCCCTACATCGCCTTCATGGACGGCATCGTGATGGGCGGCGGCATGGGCATCAGCCAGGGCGCAAGCGCGCGCATCGTGACCGAGCGCACGAAGATGGCCATGCCCGAGACGGCCATCGGCCTGTTTCCGGACGTCGGCGGCGGCTATTTCCTCAGCCGCTGCCCGGGCCGCGCCGGCGAATGGCTGGGCCTCACGGGGGACATGATCGGTGCGGGTGATGCCATTGCGCTGAACCTGGCCGATGGCTTCATTGCTTCGGAACAACTGCCCGCGCTGTGGGAGACTTTGATCACCCGGGAATTTGGCGACAGCGCTGCGGTGCAGCAGTGGATCGATGGGCAACTCGGCACCACCGAGGCCCACCACGCAGGCCGACAGTCCGAGATCGACCGTTTCTTCGCCTTGCCCACCGTGCCGGCGATCGTCGATGCGCTGGAGGCCGATGGCAGCGATTGGGCCCAGGCCACTGCAGCGACGCTGCGCAAGCGCTCGCCGCTGATGCTGCATGTGGTGCTGGAACAGGTGCGCCGCGCGCGCGAAATGGATCTGGCCGACGACCTGCGCATGGAGCGCGACATGGTGCGCCATTGCTTCTACCTGCGCCCCGGCCAGAGCGAGACCGTCGAGGGCATCCGAGCGCTGGCGGTGGACAAGGACCATGCGCCGCGTTGGAACCCGGCACGCATCGAGGAGGTGCAGGAGGCGGACTGGCAGGCGTTCTTCGTGAGCCCGTGGCCGGCGCATGCGCATCCGCTGGCGGGGCTGGCCGATTGA
- a CDS encoding RnfH family protein: MAEDAAASAPLCVEVVFSAQAGQTQEWTLHLPPQACLQDALRAVGLEASACEAGIWGRRAERAQRLRDGDRVELYRPLLVDPKVARRERFARQGARGAGLFSRQRPGGKAGY; this comes from the coding sequence ATGGCTGAAGACGCGGCTGCCTCGGCGCCGCTGTGCGTGGAGGTGGTGTTTTCCGCCCAGGCTGGGCAGACACAGGAGTGGACGCTGCACCTGCCGCCGCAGGCATGCCTGCAGGATGCACTGCGCGCCGTGGGCCTTGAAGCCAGCGCCTGCGAGGCAGGCATCTGGGGGCGGCGCGCCGAGCGCGCGCAACGGCTGCGCGACGGCGACCGGGTCGAGCTGTACCGGCCGCTGCTGGTCGATCCCAAGGTCGCGCGGCGCGAGCGCTTCGCGCGCCAGGGCGCGCGCGGGGCGGGACTGTTTTCACGCCAGCGCCCCGGGGGCAAGGCCGGTTACTGA
- the smpB gene encoding SsrA-binding protein SmpB, whose translation MAKKTDSPSRIADNKKAAYNYFFEERHEAGMVLHGWEVKALREGKVQLTDGYVVIKDGELYLIGCQINPLRTASTHVSPDAARTKKLLLHKEEIRRLIGKVEQKGYTLVPLNLHWKNGLVKAEIALAKGKGEHDKRDTIKDREGKREVERAMKGRNR comes from the coding sequence ATGGCCAAAAAAACTGATTCCCCGTCCCGCATAGCCGACAACAAAAAAGCGGCTTACAACTACTTCTTCGAGGAACGCCACGAAGCCGGCATGGTGCTGCACGGCTGGGAGGTCAAGGCGCTGCGCGAAGGCAAGGTGCAGCTGACCGATGGCTACGTCGTCATCAAGGACGGCGAGCTGTACCTGATCGGCTGCCAGATCAACCCGCTGCGCACCGCCTCGACCCACGTGAGTCCCGACGCCGCGCGCACCAAGAAGCTGCTGCTGCACAAGGAAGAGATCCGCAGGCTGATCGGCAAGGTCGAGCAAAAGGGCTACACCCTGGTGCCGCTGAACCTGCACTGGAAGAACGGCCTGGTCAAGGCCGAGATCGCGCTGGCCAAGGGCAAGGGTGAGCACGACAAGCGCGACACCATCAAGGACCGCGAAGGCAAGCGCGAGGTGGAGCGGGCGATGAAGGGGCGCAATCGTTGA